One window of Nymphaea colorata isolate Beijing-Zhang1983 chromosome 1, ASM883128v2, whole genome shotgun sequence genomic DNA carries:
- the LOC116266776 gene encoding inactive protein kinase SELMODRAFT_444075-like, which translates to MSTNLHLRRGRQEKGFDVAEKVVVAVKASKEIPKTALIWALTHVVQPGDCITLLVVVPAQSSGKKFWGFPRFAGDCASGHKKSSHLGTTAEHKSEITDSCSQMMLQLQDVYDPNKINIKIKIVSGSPCGAVAAETKRAQANWVILDKQLKQEEKHCVEELQCNIVVMKRSQPKVLRLNLAGSPKTKAHSASALSSELESSEITSKSLSNQSSALRAPVVTPTSTPDVGTSFTTTEAGTGISSMSSSDPGTSPFATGHKGGLSLKKELAANGDEASESGEPGIYSDSESGSSGPVSTSLEFQYWTSGHRSSSKRDKSSYFNNTTTTATTKALLEKISNMEIGSAGKTNYQTDSTLSTNVREAISLSRNAPPGPPPLCSICQHKAPVFGKPPRSFSYAELELATGGFSHANFLAEGGFGSVYRGILPDGQAIAVKQHKLASFQGDLEFCSEVEVLSCAQHRNVVMLIGFCIENRRRLLVYEYICNRSLDYHLYGDSKEPLEWPARQKIAIGAARGLRYLHEECRVGCIVHRDMRPNNILITHDFEPLVGDFGLARWQPDGDRGVHTRVIGTFGYLAPEYAQSGQITEKADVYSFGVVLMELVTGRKAVDIHRPKGQQCLTEWVTDLARPLLDEQAIDELVDPRLGSRFSEHEVLCMLHAASLCIQRDLHSRPRMSQVLRILEGDVMMEAGFLPLQSLDPLPIERGSRRMRDEQQQQQNSGPIMEETTSASGVDMSYRSLRTFYWDHE; encoded by the exons ATGAGCACCAACCTGCATTTGAGGCGCGGAAGGCAGGAGAAAGGGTTCGATGTTGCGGAGAAGGTTGTGGTTGCTGTTAAGGCATCTAAAGAGATTCCAAAGACAGCACTTATCTGGGCTCTCACTCATGTTGTTCAGCCTGGGGACTGTATAACTCTCTTGGTGGTGGTTCCGGCACAAAGTTCAG GTAAAAAGTTCTGGGGCTTCCCTAGGTTTGCTGGTGACTGTGCAAGCGGGCATAAGAAGTCTTCTCATCTGGGTACTACTGCAGAGCATAAAAGTGAGATTACAGATTCATGTTCTCAGATGATGCTGCAGCTACAAGATGTTTATGATCCCAATAAG ATAAACATCAAGATAAAGATAGTCTCTGGGTCTCCCTGTGGTGCTGTGGCTGCTGAAACCAAGAGAGCGCAAGCAAACTGGGTCATATTGGACAA GCAGctaaagcaagaagaaaaacactGTGTTGAGGAGCTGCAGTGTAATATTGTGGTTATGAAACGATCACAGCCAAAAGTTCTCCGCCTCAATTTAGCTGGATCCCCAAAAACAAAAGCCCATTCCGCATCTGCTTTGTCCTCTGAGCTGGAGAGCTCTGAGATTACTTCCAAAAGTCTTTCCAATCAATCGAGTGCTTTAAGAGCGCCAGTGGTGACTCCGACAAGCACTCCAGATGTTGGGACCTCATTTACCACTACTGAAGCTGGGACGGGAATTTCCTCAATGTCAAGTTCAGATCCTGGAACATCTCCCTTTGCTACTGGACACAAGGGTGGTTTGTCCTTGAAAAAGGAATTGGCGGCAAATGGTGATGAAGCAAGTGAATCTGGAGAACCGGGAATATATTCTGATTCAGAAAGTGGTAGTTCAGGTCCAGTCTCAACAAGTTTAGAATTCCAATATTGGACTTCTGGTCATAGATCCTCATCAAAACGAGACAAGAGTTCATATTTTAACAATACAACTACAACTGCCACAACAAAAGCACTCCTTgagaaaatatcaaatatggaAATTGGTTCTGCTGGGAAGACAAATTATCAGACAGATTCAACTTTATCAACTAATGTTAGAGAAGCAATTTCTTTGTCAAGAAATGCTCCTCCAGGCCCTCCTCCACTTTGCTCAATATGTCAACACAAAGCACCGGTGTTTGGAAAACCTCCTAGGTCGTTCAGCTACGCAGAACTGGAGCTTGCAACTGGTGGGTTTTCACATGCAAATTTTCTAGCAGAAGGCGGATTTGGCTCTGTTTACCGAGGAATTTTGCCTGATGGACAAGCCATTGCTGTCAAGCAGCACAAACTGGCAAGCTTCCAAGGGGATCTGGAGTTCTGCTCTGAGGTAGAAGTTCTTAGCTGTGCACAACACCGAAATGTTGTGATGCTGATTGGCTTCTGTATAGAGAACAGGAGAAGATTGTTGGTTTATGAGTATATCTGCAATAGGTCGCTGGATTACCATCTCTATG GGGATAGCAAAGAGCCATTGGAATGGCCTGCTCGACAAAAGATTGCAATTGGTGCTGCTCGAGGATTGCGGTATCTACATGAAGAATGTAGAGTTGGCTGCATAGTTCATCGTGATATGAGGCCAAACAACATTCTTATCACCCACGATTTTGAACCTTTG GTAGGTGATTTTGGCTTGGCAAGATGGCAGCCGGATGGTGATCGAGGAGTGCATACGCGAGTAATAGGGACCTTTGG GTACCTAGCGCCAGAGTATGCCCAGAGTGGCCAAATTACGGAGAAGGCAGATGTATACTCATTTGGAGTTGTTTTAATGGAACTTGTTACAGGGCGGAAAGCTGTTGACATACATCGCCCCAAAGGCCAACAGTGCCTCACAGAATGGGTAACAGATCTA GCGCGCCCTTTGTTAGACGAACAAGCTATTGACGAATTAGTGGACCCAAGATTGGGAAGCCGATTTTCAGAACATGAAGTCCTTTGTATGTTGCATGCTGCATCACTGTGCATCCAGAGGGATCTACATTCAAGACCTCGTATGTCTCAG GTTCTCCGAATTTTAGAGGGCGATGTGATGATGGAGGCTGGTTTTCTGCCACTGCAATCCTTGGATCCGTTGCCCATTGAAAGGGGAAGCAGAAGGATGCGGGACGAGCAACAGCAACAGCAGAACAGTGGACCGATCATGGAGGAGACTACTTCAGCATCTGGCGTGGACATGTCATACAGGTCTCTCAGAACTTTTTACTGGGATCATGAGTAG
- the LOC116264080 gene encoding RGG repeats nuclear RNA binding protein A, whose amino-acid sequence MATGNPFDLLGDNDNDDPSQLIAKATAAAAAAPAGGKKAAPTAAAKLPTKPLPPAQAVRETRNEPSSGRGGRGGRGVGRGGGHGGGQFRDFSSNEGSYNNGFTGGSNLGEDGEVGRPSERGRGGYGGPRPPYRGGRRGGYGNGETGDSQRPRRQFERRSGTGRGTELKREGSGRGNWGTPADETFIQATEELATTEEKSMTPEKQPENENVPGEANKEDASNEAEEKEPEDKEMTLEEYEKILEEKRKALLATKAEERKVVLDKELESMQQLSLKKGNDDVFIKLGSEKDLNKRKESYDKEERMKKALSINEFLKPAEGERYYSGGRGRGRGRGDRGGFRGGFAGGSLNAPAAPSIEDPGQFPTLGGK is encoded by the exons ATGGCAACTGGCAACCCTTTCGATCTGCTCGGCGACAATGACAACGACGATCCATCGCAGCTCATTGCTAAGGCGACGGCTGCGGCGGCTGCCGCGCCGGCTGGAGGCAAGAAGGCCGCGCCTACGGCAGCGGCGAAACTCCCCACAAAGCCACTGCCTCCGGCACAGGCTG TGAGGGAGACTAGGAATGAACCTTCTTCTGGTCGTGGTGGTCGAGGTGGCCGTGGGGTTGGACGTGGTGGAGGCCATGGAGGTGGGCAGTTTAGGGATTTCAGTTCGAATGAAGGTTCCTATAACAATGGGTTCACAGGAGGCTCAAATTTGGGTGAAGATGGAGAAGTGGGAAGGCCTTCTGAAAGGGGTCGTGGTGGCTATGGTGGACCTCGTCCTCCTTACCGTGGTGGTCGTCGTGGTGGTTATGGAAATGGAGAGACAGGTGATTCTCAACGTCCAAGAAGGCAATTTGAGCGCCGTAGTGGAACAGGTCGTGGCACCGAACTTAAACGGGAGGGATCAGGTCGAGGAAATTGGGGAACTCCAGCTGATGAAACTTTTATCCA AGCAACAGAGGAGCTTGCAACTACTGAAGAGAAGAGCATGACACCTGAAAAGCAGCCGGAGAATGAAAATGTTCCTGGAGAGGCAAACAAAGAAGATGCTTCTAATGAAGCAGAAGAAAAGGAGCCAGAGGATAAG gaAATGACTCTTGAAGAGTATGAAAAGATcttagaggaaaagagaaaagcttTACTTGCAACGAAGGCTGAGGAGAGGAAGGTTGTCCTAGACAAAGAGCTTGAGTCTATGCAACAACTCTCGctgaagaaaggaaatgatgATGTATTTATTAAATTG GGGTCCGAGAAAGATTTGAATAAACGGAAGGAAAGTTATGACAAGgaagagagaatgaaaaag GCCCTTAGTATCAATGAATTCTTAAAGCCAGCTGAAGGAGAAAGGTACTACAGTGGAGGAAGAGGTCGTGGGAGGGGACGTGGTGATCGTGGAGGGTTTAGAGGGGGCTTTGCTGGTGGCAGTCTGAATGCACCAGCTGCTCCTTCTATTGAAGATCCAGGGCAGTTCCCCACACTTGGTGGAAAGTAG
- the LOC116245778 gene encoding probable glycosyltransferase At5g03795: MKPGKLHAMAAGFASSCSVYRSILTLATITLIFCTILTLKSMHFSPRDPLDPPMNLSRAVAGVDGDADARFSSVYHFPDVFSRNYAEMQKNFKVFIYPDGDPNTFFQTPRKLTGKYASEGFFFQNIRESKFRTLDPDSADLFFIPISCHKMRGKGTSYENMTIIVKNYVDELINKYPYWNRTLGADHFFVTCHDVGVRATEGLPFLVKNAIRVVCSPSYDVGYIPHKDVALPQVLQPFALPAGGDDIENRTVLGFWAGHRNSRIRVILARIWENDTELAISNNRISRAAGELVYQKRFYRTKFCICPGGSQVNSARIADSIHYGCVPVILSNYYDLPFNDVLDWRKFSLILKESDVYQLKSILKAASDEGFISLHKHLMEIQKHFEWHSPPVNFDAFHMVMYELWLRRHVIKY; this comes from the exons ATGAAGCCCGGGAAGCTTCACGCCATGGCAGCCGGTTTTGCCTCCTCTTGCTCAGTTTACCGCTCCATCCTCACTCTCGCGACGATAACCCTAATCTTCTGCACCATCCTCACCCTGAAATCCATGCATTTCTCCCCTCGCGATCCGCTCGATCCGCCGATGAATCTCTCCAGA GCCGTTGCCGGCGTCGATGGCGATGCAGATGCCCGGTTCTCGTCCGTGTACCACTTTCCCGATGTGTTTTCGAGGAATTACGCGGAGATGCAGAAGAATTTCAAGGTTTTCATATATCCGGACGGTGATCCGAACACTTTCTTCCAAACGCCGCGGAAGCTCACAGGGAAGTATGCAAGCGAGGGGTTCTTCTTTCAAAATATCAGAGAGAGCAAGTTTAGAACGCTTGATCCGGATAGCGCGGACCTTTTCTTCATCCCGATCTCTTGTCACAAGATGAGGGGGAAG GGTACTTCCTACGAGAACATGACTATAATTGTTAAAAACTATGTGGATGAGCTTATAAACAAGTACCCTTATTGGAATAGGACCCTGGGTGCAGATCACTTCTTTGTCACCTGTCATGATGTTGGAGTGAGAGCAACAGAGGGGCTTCCTTTTCTTGTCAAGAATGCCATCAGAGTTGTTTGTTCCCCAAGTTATGATGTTGGATACATACCACACAAAGATGTTGCCCTTCCTCAAGTGTTGCAGCCATTTGCTTTGCCTGCCGGAGGAGATGACATTGAAAACAG AACCGTTCTTGGATTTTGGGCAGGTCATCGCAATTCGAGGATAAGGGTTATCCTGGCACGCATATGGGAAAATGACACTGAGCTGGCCATAAGCAATAATCGTATAAGTAGAGCCGCCGGAGAGTTGGTCTACCAAAAAAGATTCTATAGGACCAAGTTCTGTATATGCCCTGGTGGTTCACAGGTTAACAGTGCACGAATAGCAGACTCAATTCATTATGGATGTGTGCCAG TGATTCTCTCCAACTACTATGATTTGCCTTTCAATGATGTCCTTGATTGGCGGAAGTTCTCTCTGATACTAAAGGAAAGTGATGTCTATCAACTGAAGTCTATCCTGAAGGCTGCGTCAGATGAAGGATTTATTTCATTGCATAAGCATTTGATGGAG ATCCAGAAACATTTTGAATGGCATTCACCTCCTGTCAACTTTGATGCTTTCCACATGGTTATGTATGAGCTTTGGTTAAGACGGCATGTCATCAAGTACTAA